The following are encoded in a window of Mycoplasmopsis bovis PG45 genomic DNA:
- a CDS encoding DNA-directed RNA polymerase subunit alpha, with product MERMSKLDYLQVSNSAINNNLNEVTFSLKPLERGFGNTVAVALRRVLLSNVTSLALFAIKISGVSHEFQTIPGIVEDVTAIIMNLRKVKFKYNPEFVKDGEIIKATIKAEQPGIVTSKSIEITNPSVEIINKSQEIANIQKGSLVIELFLRPGRGFISNESNKKFIQNDSLFASKIESNIKKGLFIAVDSNFSPVEKCSYTVRELNTSSNKIEEELLFTIKTDGTIDAKSAINQACKILVAHFMAVGDVDSMKLDVFEEEKVKNDEPIENDVDINQLGLSVRSLNALKRIGKTKASEVAAMTWEELEQTKNLGRKSLDEIQECLKVNGFTLNKGDE from the coding sequence CACTTGAAAGAGGCTTTGGCAATACTGTTGCAGTTGCACTAAGAAGAGTTTTATTATCAAACGTTACTTCTTTAGCACTATTTGCAATCAAAATTTCAGGTGTTAGCCACGAATTTCAAACTATTCCGGGAATTGTAGAAGATGTTACAGCTATCATAATGAACTTAAGGAAAGTTAAATTCAAATATAATCCTGAATTTGTTAAAGACGGCGAAATTATTAAAGCTACAATTAAAGCTGAACAACCAGGAATTGTGACATCTAAGAGCATTGAAATAACTAACCCTTCAGTTGAGATCATCAACAAAAGCCAAGAAATAGCAAACATACAAAAAGGTTCATTGGTGATCGAACTATTCTTAAGGCCAGGCAGAGGTTTTATCTCAAATGAAAGCAATAAAAAATTCATACAAAATGATTCTTTATTTGCTTCAAAAATTGAATCAAACATCAAAAAAGGCTTATTTATAGCTGTTGACAGCAATTTTAGTCCTGTTGAAAAATGCAGTTATACTGTTAGAGAACTAAATACATCTAGCAATAAAATTGAAGAAGAGTTATTATTCACAATTAAAACTGATGGCACCATTGATGCTAAAAGTGCTATAAATCAAGCTTGCAAGATTTTAGTTGCTCACTTTATGGCTGTTGGTGATGTTGATTCAATGAAGCTTGATGTCTTCGAAGAAGAAAAAGTTAAAAATGATGAACCAATTGAAAATGATGTTGATATTAACCAATTAGGATTATCTGTACGTTCATTAAACGCACTTAAGAGAATTGGAAAAACAAAAGCTTCTGAAGTGGCTGCTATGACCTGAGAGGAATTAGAACAAACTAAGAACTTAGGTAGAAAATCATTAGATGAAATTCAAGAATGTTTAAAGGTAAATGGCTTCACTCTAAATAAAGGAGATGAATAA
- the rplQ gene encoding 50S ribosomal protein L17, producing MANPTQIYSRDAKWRKGVMRTLVSELFANGRITTTLTRAKELRRHAEKLITKAKNPTLANRRICASFLRPTLVEDGKKDVLKHLFDTIAPSYAKRNGGYTRIYKLVNRQGDNAPMAIIELV from the coding sequence ATGGCTAATCCAACACAAATTTACAGTCGTGACGCTAAATGACGTAAAGGTGTTATGAGAACATTAGTTAGCGAATTATTTGCTAATGGTCGCATAACAACTACATTAACACGTGCTAAAGAATTACGTAGACATGCAGAAAAATTAATTACTAAGGCAAAAAACCCAACTCTTGCAAACCGTAGAATTTGTGCAAGTTTCTTGCGTCCTACATTAGTAGAAGATGGCAAGAAAGATGTACTAAAACACTTATTTGACACAATCGCACCATCATATGCAAAACGTAATGGTGGCTACACTAGAATTTACAAGTTAGTTAACCGTCAAGGTGACAATGCACCTATGGCTATTATTGAATTAGTTTAA
- a CDS encoding energy-coupling factor transporter ATPase has product MIKVTDLMFKYPSASAYAIDNLNLEIESGKYVAILGHNGSGKSTFSKLLVALYKPADGKIELDGTTISKETIREIRSKIGIIFQNPDNQFIGASVEDDVAFGLENKRVPRKEMKPIIDELATKVGMGNYLEKSPQSLSGGQKQRVAIASVLALDPDIIIFDEVTSMLDPLGKRKVLNIINAVQKERKKTLISITHDMDEAILADYCLVFSEGKIIAAGSPSEILNNKEILSLAKIDSPFIYKLSEKINGVKPTYHEQELLDQICK; this is encoded by the coding sequence ATGATCAAAGTAACTGACTTAATGTTTAAATATCCAAGTGCTAGTGCATATGCTATTGACAATCTTAATTTGGAAATTGAGAGCGGCAAGTATGTAGCAATTTTAGGACACAATGGCTCTGGTAAGAGTACATTTTCTAAATTACTAGTTGCACTATATAAGCCAGCTGACGGAAAAATTGAATTAGATGGCACAACTATAAGCAAGGAAACAATTAGAGAAATAAGAAGTAAAATAGGAATCATTTTTCAAAATCCAGATAACCAATTTATCGGTGCTTCTGTTGAAGATGATGTTGCCTTTGGATTAGAAAACAAACGTGTTCCTAGAAAGGAAATGAAACCTATTATTGATGAATTAGCCACAAAAGTTGGGATGGGTAATTACTTAGAAAAAAGTCCACAATCTCTTTCTGGTGGACAAAAACAACGTGTAGCTATTGCATCAGTTTTAGCCTTAGACCCTGACATTATTATCTTTGATGAAGTAACTAGTATGCTTGATCCACTGGGCAAGAGAAAAGTGCTTAATATCATTAATGCAGTACAAAAAGAGAGAAAGAAGACACTTATATCAATAACCCATGATATGGATGAAGCTATTTTAGCTGATTATTGTTTAGTTTTCTCTGAAGGCAAAATAATAGCTGCTGGTTCCCCTAGCGAAATATTAAACAACAAAGAGATTTTATCATTAGCTAAAATTGACTCTCCTTTTATTTACAAATTAAGCGAAAAAATTAATGGTGTAAAACCAACATATCACGAACAGGAGTTATTAGATCAAATATGCAAATAA
- a CDS encoding energy-coupling factor transporter ATPase yields MQITVKDLVHTFLAKTPYELNAINHVNVEIKQGEFIGVIGQTGSGKTTFIEHLNALLLPSNGEIEWVFENEKLDRKTGKKEKFIDSFIVKPTRRKKVKKAKDIRKRVGVVFQFAEYQLFEETIEKDIAFGPRSFGISKQEAFERAAKYIKLVGLDELFLKRSPFELSGGQKRRVALAGILAMEPDFIIADEPTAGLDPAGVIEILNIFKELHNQGKTVIIVTHDLDNVLEYTQRVLAFKDGQIVKDGDTHDVLRDTEFLKNNYMEPPKLLDFVSKLEANGINVPRVTSIDELADFINKHMSNKNKSGVKDEQ; encoded by the coding sequence ATGCAAATAACTGTTAAAGACTTAGTGCACACATTTTTAGCTAAAACTCCTTATGAACTTAATGCAATAAACCACGTAAATGTTGAAATTAAGCAAGGTGAATTTATTGGAGTAATAGGACAAACCGGGAGTGGCAAAACAACTTTTATTGAGCATCTTAATGCTTTGTTATTACCTAGCAATGGCGAAATAGAATGAGTTTTTGAAAATGAGAAACTTGACCGTAAAACAGGCAAAAAAGAAAAATTCATTGATAGTTTTATAGTTAAACCTACTCGTAGAAAAAAAGTTAAGAAAGCTAAAGATATTCGTAAAAGAGTTGGAGTTGTATTTCAGTTTGCTGAATACCAACTATTTGAAGAAACTATTGAAAAAGACATTGCATTTGGACCAAGAAGTTTTGGTATCAGCAAACAAGAAGCATTTGAAAGAGCTGCTAAATACATTAAATTAGTTGGGCTTGATGAATTGTTTTTAAAACGTTCACCATTTGAATTATCTGGTGGTCAAAAAAGAAGAGTTGCTCTTGCAGGGATATTAGCAATGGAACCAGATTTTATAATTGCTGATGAACCCACTGCAGGATTAGATCCTGCTGGAGTTATTGAAATATTAAATATTTTCAAAGAGCTCCATAATCAAGGTAAAACAGTTATTATTGTAACTCATGACTTAGATAATGTTTTAGAATACACTCAAAGAGTATTAGCCTTTAAAGACGGCCAAATTGTAAAAGACGGTGATACACATGATGTATTAAGAGATACTGAATTTTTGAAAAATAACTATATGGAACCGCCAAAGCTTTTGGATTTTGTATCTAAATTAGAAGCTAATGGAATAAATGTTCCCAGAGTTACTTCAATTGATGAACTAGCTGATTTTATTAATAAACATATGAGTAATAAAAATAAGAGTGGGGTCAAAGATGAACAGTAA
- a CDS encoding energy-coupling factor transporter transmembrane component T family protein, which translates to MNSNYGRYMMNDTVVHRMDPRFKIVFIIIYIVLTFVAKDFITLGIILVPLLVLFLIETKSPTAFLRLWIMPLLIGFFLFWVNIYTMKVDVYDSAGQWTEKYKALKQWYPLPIHLGKSFHISWEVIARTLGLVVRVYIMIMATSLMINTTKPMLLSKAIDDLLLPLKLLFIPTHVIVMIIYIALRFIPTLLEEAQRITKAQASRGVDFKNGKFKDKVKSFTTLIIPLFVTAFSKAEDLSNAMETRGYNPYAKRTKYRLIIPTWRDIFLVLIAAWAITYVVLVDKQIIPTKQVFWYANTFFAF; encoded by the coding sequence ATGAACAGTAATTACGGTCGCTATATGATGAACGACACAGTTGTTCACAGAATGGATCCTAGATTCAAAATTGTATTCATCATAATTTACATTGTTTTAACTTTTGTTGCTAAAGACTTTATAACATTAGGCATAATTTTAGTTCCTTTGTTAGTTTTATTCTTAATTGAAACTAAAAGCCCAACAGCATTTTTAAGACTATGAATAATGCCGTTACTTATTGGTTTCTTCCTTTTCTGAGTTAATATCTATACTATGAAAGTTGATGTTTATGATTCAGCTGGACAGTGAACTGAGAAGTATAAAGCCTTAAAACAGTGATATCCGCTTCCTATTCACTTAGGTAAAAGCTTCCATATCTCATGAGAAGTAATTGCTAGAACACTAGGTCTTGTGGTACGTGTTTATATTATGATTATGGCAACTAGTTTAATGATTAATACAACTAAGCCAATGCTTTTATCAAAAGCAATTGATGATTTATTATTACCACTTAAATTATTATTTATTCCAACTCACGTAATAGTAATGATAATTTATATTGCTTTAAGATTTATTCCTACATTGTTAGAAGAAGCACAAAGAATCACTAAAGCTCAAGCCAGCCGGGGTGTTGACTTTAAAAATGGTAAATTTAAAGATAAGGTTAAGTCATTTACAACTTTAATTATTCCATTATTTGTAACTGCATTTTCAAAGGCTGAAGACTTATCAAATGCAATGGAAACCAGAGGATACAATCCATATGCTAAAAGAACTAAATATAGATTAATTATTCCAACCTGAAGAGATATATTTCTAGTTCTTATTGCTGCCTGAGCAATTACATATGTTGTCTTAGTTGACAAACAAATAATACCAACAAAACAAGTCTTTTGATATGCAAATACATTCTTTGCATTTTAG
- a CDS encoding MAG5150 family histidine triad lipoprotein gives MKNKLNKFFMIAPLVAFPLVVSARCNNTNTNQSDNSTKSISELIKQYKVEVDRIENDFLAKKVNNSFHSDNAETKNFFNVMLYDNLVKNIIDPDASYDIDKQMQKFYDLVKNDESVYKTVKGTFFDYAHNSQAAKITKALVSLTNDLNVQVVNNSNKFFDDFNNRSSKDNSKIIYFALPQLNESSAFFTNKEWTEWIQDDYRTVYSSLINFNKSSLIEPSQFKDDLIKIYDSNTGENSSHDHSHATYSMIWELSNYLNTFHEIASKLKYHDSVSKIKNALKDKPEILKVFVELTNKTDLFVKNSEISKLNPIYEKAKNAFKLLDSIRIALKRIADAIKLDDSTISKILPN, from the coding sequence ATGAAAAATAAATTAAATAAGTTCTTTATGATAGCACCATTAGTAGCTTTCCCCTTAGTTGTATCGGCTAGGTGCAATAATACTAATACTAATCAAAGCGACAATAGCACAAAGTCAATAAGTGAACTTATAAAACAGTATAAAGTTGAAGTTGACAGAATTGAAAATGATTTTTTAGCCAAAAAAGTTAATAACTCATTTCATTCAGACAATGCAGAAACTAAAAACTTTTTCAATGTTATGTTATATGACAATTTAGTTAAGAATATTATTGACCCTGATGCTTCTTATGATATAGATAAGCAAATGCAAAAGTTTTATGACCTAGTTAAAAATGACGAATCAGTCTATAAAACAGTAAAAGGTACATTTTTTGACTATGCTCATAATTCGCAAGCAGCTAAAATAACTAAGGCTTTAGTTAGCTTAACTAATGACCTAAATGTTCAAGTAGTAAATAACTCTAATAAGTTTTTTGATGACTTTAACAATAGAAGTTCCAAAGATAATTCAAAAATTATCTATTTTGCACTTCCACAGTTAAATGAATCATCAGCTTTTTTTACCAACAAAGAGTGAACTGAATGGATACAAGATGACTATAGAACTGTTTATAGCTCATTAATTAATTTTAATAAGTCTTCTTTAATAGAACCATCACAATTTAAAGATGATTTAATAAAAATATATGATTCTAACACAGGAGAAAACTCAAGTCATGATCACTCGCATGCTACATATAGTATGATCTGAGAGTTATCTAATTATTTAAATACTTTTCATGAAATTGCTTCAAAGCTAAAGTATCATGATTCAGTTTCTAAAATTAAAAATGCACTAAAAGACAAGCCTGAAATTTTGAAGGTTTTTGTCGAACTAACCAATAAAACAGACTTATTCGTAAAAAATTCAGAAATAAGTAAACTTAACCCTATCTACGAAAAAGCAAAAAATGCTTTTAAATTATTAGATAGTATTAGGATCGCTTTAAAAAGAATAGCTGATGCTATAAAACTAGATGATAGTACAATTAGTAAAATTTTACCGAACTAA
- the tpiA gene encoding triose-phosphate isomerase yields MKQFIVIGNWKMYKTFTETLNFFDEFAIEYKKFRKANPELVPYIDNNIFGVAPSQCNLPAYFTNKIPELKLCSQNMSKNEEGAFTGEVSARMLRDINVSYALCGHSERRRYHSNHENDESTHLKIKQSVKYDITPIICIGESKEDRDAGRTEEAIHKQLQILLDEVNIHKVIIAYEPVWSIGTGITPTPEEVENVSALIHKLTSPDVPVLYGGSISEKNINDFTNLPNLNGFLVGSASLKIDKFLKLISANSDGIMPKEK; encoded by the coding sequence ATGAAGCAATTTATAGTAATTGGCAATTGAAAAATGTATAAAACATTTACAGAAACATTAAACTTTTTTGATGAGTTTGCTATAGAATACAAAAAGTTTCGCAAAGCTAATCCTGAATTAGTTCCTTACATTGATAATAACATTTTTGGCGTAGCCCCTTCACAATGTAATTTGCCTGCCTATTTTACAAATAAGATTCCCGAACTTAAATTATGCAGTCAAAATATGTCTAAAAATGAAGAAGGCGCTTTTACTGGAGAAGTAAGTGCAAGAATGCTTAGAGATATCAATGTTTCATATGCTTTATGTGGGCACTCAGAAAGAAGAAGATACCACAGCAACCATGAAAATGATGAATCAACTCATTTAAAAATAAAGCAGTCAGTTAAATATGACATAACACCAATTATCTGCATTGGCGAATCTAAAGAAGACAGAGATGCTGGCAGAACTGAAGAGGCTATTCATAAACAGTTACAAATTCTTTTAGATGAAGTTAATATTCACAAAGTTATTATAGCTTATGAACCAGTATGATCAATAGGAACTGGAATAACTCCTACACCTGAAGAAGTTGAAAATGTCAGTGCACTAATTCACAAGCTAACTAGCCCTGATGTGCCTGTTTTATATGGTGGCAGCATTAGCGAGAAAAATATAAATGATTTTACCAATTTGCCTAATTTAAATGGTTTTTTGGTTGGATCAGCAAGTTTAAAAATTGACAAATTTTTAAAACTTATATCAGCAAATTCCGACGGAATTATGCCTAAAGAAAAATAA
- the deoC gene encoding deoxyribose-phosphate aldolase gives MKIDYNKMIDHTFLKAEATKADIDKLITEAKQYNFKTVCVNSSYVPYVKEQLKGTDIGITSVIGFPLGAMLTNCKAYEASEAIKAGADEIDMVINIGKLKDKDYDYVLKDIMVVKHACGKHVLKVIVETALLTKEEIEKVTEIVMQSGAEFIKTSTGFSTRGASLEDVKIMKSVCGEKLLIKAAGGISNKDDMIKMYQAGATRFGTSRSVAIVEGKKSHGGY, from the coding sequence ATGAAAATTGATTACAACAAAATGATTGACCACACATTTTTAAAAGCTGAAGCTACAAAAGCTGATATTGATAAATTAATTACTGAAGCAAAACAATATAACTTTAAAACAGTATGTGTTAATTCTTCATATGTTCCATATGTAAAAGAACAGTTAAAAGGGACAGATATTGGCATTACTTCGGTTATAGGTTTCCCATTGGGTGCAATGCTTACAAATTGCAAAGCATATGAAGCTTCTGAAGCTATAAAAGCTGGCGCTGATGAAATTGATATGGTTATCAACATTGGCAAGCTAAAAGATAAAGACTATGACTATGTGCTTAAAGACATTATGGTTGTAAAACACGCTTGTGGCAAGCATGTCCTTAAAGTTATTGTTGAAACAGCACTTCTAACTAAAGAAGAAATTGAAAAAGTTACTGAAATTGTTATGCAATCAGGTGCTGAATTTATCAAAACATCAACCGGTTTTTCAACTCGTGGTGCAAGCTTAGAAGATGTTAAAATAATGAAATCAGTTTGTGGTGAAAAATTACTAATTAAAGCTGCTGGTGGTATATCAAATAAAGATGATATGATTAAAATGTACCAAGCAGGCGCAACTAGATTTGGCACAAGTAGATCTGTTGCTATAGTTGAAGGGAAAAAATCACACGGCGGCTACTAG
- a CDS encoding pyrimidine-nucleoside phosphorylase, with protein sequence MRIVDLIEKKRLGKSLSNSEIDFLLGSYVKGQTPDYQMAAFLMAVMFQGMESAELAYFTKFMMHSGDVIDLSDIPGIKVDKHSTGGVGDKTTLAVAPICAALGAPVAKMSGRGLGHTGGTIDKLESIPGFTVELSDAQFKKQVKEHKIAVIGQSSSLVPADKKIYALRDVTSCVQSIPLIASSIMSKKLATGSDAILLDVKCGNGAFMKTPELARELSRTMISIGKELNVDVRAEITNMSRPIGREIGNKNEVLEAIRTLQGNGPSDFKELVYSSCATIMEQAKIAKSHEEGLKLVDEVIKNGKALEKFYEFIKLQGGDTEALKSPSFWNPKYSFDIYADSNGYLEIFDALTFGIVAMKLGAGRATKEDKIDFEAGITLHKKTNETVKKGDKLFTLYSSKEINSDLKDELSKAYRIGAVQVENKIIIDRLK encoded by the coding sequence ATGCGTATTGTTGATTTAATTGAAAAAAAGAGATTAGGTAAATCTCTTAGTAATAGCGAAATAGACTTTTTATTAGGCTCATATGTCAAGGGACAAACTCCTGATTATCAAATGGCTGCTTTTTTAATGGCTGTAATGTTTCAAGGAATGGAATCAGCTGAGTTAGCTTACTTTACTAAATTTATGATGCACTCAGGCGATGTAATTGACCTATCAGATATTCCTGGTATAAAAGTTGATAAGCACTCAACTGGTGGTGTAGGTGATAAAACAACACTGGCTGTTGCTCCTATTTGTGCTGCTTTAGGAGCTCCTGTCGCAAAAATGTCAGGTAGAGGTCTGGGTCATACAGGCGGGACAATTGATAAATTAGAATCAATCCCAGGCTTTACAGTTGAACTTAGTGATGCTCAATTTAAAAAACAAGTTAAAGAACACAAAATTGCTGTTATTGGACAAAGCAGTTCATTAGTACCTGCTGATAAAAAAATATATGCCTTAAGAGATGTTACTTCATGTGTACAGTCAATTCCACTTATAGCTTCTAGCATAATGTCTAAAAAACTTGCAACTGGTAGCGATGCAATTTTATTAGATGTTAAATGTGGTAATGGCGCATTTATGAAAACACCTGAACTAGCAAGAGAATTGTCTAGAACAATGATTTCAATTGGCAAAGAGCTAAATGTTGATGTAAGAGCTGAAATTACAAATATGTCTAGACCAATCGGCAGGGAAATAGGCAATAAAAATGAAGTTTTAGAAGCTATTAGAACACTTCAAGGCAATGGTCCATCTGACTTTAAAGAATTAGTTTATTCATCATGTGCAACCATTATGGAGCAAGCTAAAATTGCTAAGTCACATGAAGAAGGCTTAAAGTTAGTTGATGAAGTTATTAAAAATGGTAAAGCATTAGAAAAGTTTTATGAATTCATCAAATTACAAGGCGGTGATACTGAAGCGTTAAAAAGCCCTTCATTTTGAAATCCAAAATATTCATTTGATATCTATGCAGATAGCAATGGATATTTAGAAATTTTTGATGCCTTAACATTTGGAATAGTTGCAATGAAGCTTGGTGCTGGTAGAGCAACTAAAGAAGATAAAATTGACTTTGAAGCTGGTATTACATTGCACAAAAAAACCAATGAAACGGTCAAAAAAGGCGATAAGCTATTTACACTCTACTCTTCAAAAGAGATTAATTCAGACTTAAAAGATGAATTATCAAAAGCATACAGAATTGGCGCGGTGCAAGTTGAAAATAAAATTATTATTGACAGACTAAAATAG
- the deoD gene encoding purine-nucleoside phosphorylase, producing the protein MTPHINAPKGSIAKLVLMPGDPLRAKYIAETFLDEGYELVNTVRNVFMYTGTYKGKKVSIAASGMGCPSIGIYSYELFKFYDVDKIIRVGSTGAYVEDLKLYDTVLVDSAYADSNAFRKLVLNDHSFVAYPSASLNEEIKKSAEKLGIEMKTARTHSSDVFYSSVPLSERIAESQAACVEMESYALFTNAEKLGKQAACLLTVSDNLITHEETTPEERQTSFNNMMKIALELA; encoded by the coding sequence ATGACACCACACATAAATGCACCAAAAGGATCAATTGCTAAATTAGTTTTAATGCCTGGCGACCCTTTAAGAGCAAAGTATATTGCTGAAACATTTTTAGATGAAGGATATGAACTAGTAAATACAGTTAGAAACGTTTTTATGTATACAGGTACATACAAAGGCAAAAAAGTTTCTATAGCTGCTAGTGGAATGGGTTGCCCATCAATTGGTATATATAGTTATGAATTGTTTAAGTTCTATGATGTTGACAAAATTATTAGAGTTGGCTCTACAGGTGCCTATGTAGAAGACTTAAAATTATATGACACAGTATTAGTTGATTCAGCTTACGCTGATTCAAATGCTTTTAGAAAATTAGTATTAAATGACCACTCATTTGTGGCTTACCCAAGTGCTTCATTGAATGAAGAAATTAAAAAATCTGCTGAAAAGCTAGGAATTGAAATGAAAACAGCTAGAACTCATTCTTCTGATGTATTTTACTCATCAGTACCCCTTAGTGAAAGAATAGCTGAATCACAAGCTGCTTGTGTGGAAATGGAAAGCTATGCGCTATTTACAAATGCTGAAAAATTAGGAAAGCAAGCTGCTTGCTTACTAACAGTTAGCGATAACTTAATTACACACGAAGAAACAACTCCTGAAGAGCGTCAAACATCATTTAATAATATGATGAAAATAGCTTTAGAGTTAGCATAA
- a CDS encoding Cof-type HAD-IIB family hydrolase — translation MLKKGIVFSDVDGTIYSRDNYVSNFNLDIIKSYQISFNIATGNPICPRMLKLAKLTDADYIIGSSGAQIYDYKNSKFVKEDYIDADVVKQIFKIFWEQNIPAAAWSSHIFYAFRENEKEFLNKIYYRYESFDQFTMYKGESDIKPIAKMEVYFEDFDKIDELMAELSKLKCKLIKTHMNLEILPIKESKGNAIMWILDNLLKDYSTDEIMVIGDSENDFSMFKKFNYSYVMDNAKDEVKKRANFVTKDVQEHGLGHAILDYMQKFQGNLNKKEE, via the coding sequence ATGCTAAAAAAAGGCATTGTTTTTAGTGACGTGGATGGTACCATTTACTCACGTGATAATTATGTATCTAATTTCAATCTAGATATTATTAAGTCATATCAAATAAGCTTCAATATAGCAACTGGTAACCCTATTTGCCCTAGAATGTTAAAATTAGCAAAACTTACCGATGCTGACTATATTATTGGCTCATCTGGAGCACAAATTTATGACTATAAAAACAGTAAATTTGTTAAGGAAGACTACATTGATGCTGATGTGGTTAAACAAATATTTAAGATTTTTTGAGAACAAAATATTCCAGCAGCGGCTTGGTCAAGTCATATTTTTTATGCTTTTAGAGAAAATGAAAAAGAGTTTCTAAATAAGATTTATTACAGATATGAAAGTTTTGACCAATTCACTATGTACAAAGGCGAATCAGACATAAAGCCAATAGCTAAAATGGAAGTGTATTTTGAAGACTTTGACAAAATTGATGAGCTTATGGCTGAGCTTTCAAAACTAAAATGTAAGTTAATTAAAACACATATGAATTTAGAAATATTACCAATAAAAGAATCTAAAGGTAATGCAATTATGTGAATTCTTGATAATCTACTAAAAGATTATAGCACTGATGAAATTATGGTCATAGGTGACAGCGAAAATGACTTTAGTATGTTCAAAAAGTTTAATTATTCATATGTTATGGATAATGCAAAGGACGAAGTTAAGAAGAGAGCTAACTTTGTGACTAAAGATGTGCAAGAACACGGTCTAGGACATGCAATTTTGGACTATATGCAGAAATTCCAAGGCAACTTAAATAAAAAAGAAGAATAA
- the obgE gene encoding GTPase ObgE: MAKFIDEIKLTLIAGKGGDGIISFRREAHVDKGGPDGGDGGKGGNIYFVGDKGKNTLLSLYGNKQISAEDGINGGPKNLYGATGKSTYVKVPIGTMVYKNNKLVADIVEEKEYLVAQGGIGGRGNAKFKSSRNTAPRICENGTPGEKYLAHIVLKVMSDVGIIGKPSAGKSTLLSAISNAKAKIAEYEFTTLVPQLGLVKYHDHSFTVADLPGLIKGASEGKGLGIQFLRHIERCRVVVQIIDFGSDEKDPIEDFEVINKELEEYSKKLASKAKVVVANKSDLQGFRVRVDAFKAKYPDVDVVEISAIERSNLDELKGKIWKVLEETKMAPTEEDDEEESVVEIKLEEDYKISNPYAGFFEITGPKIEQIYHKIPLVSYDNLIRFNTMLKKIGVWDDLLKYDIKPGDTVRILEYEFEWDGEF; this comes from the coding sequence ATGGCTAAATTTATTGATGAGATTAAATTGACTTTAATAGCAGGAAAAGGTGGAGACGGAATTATTTCTTTCAGAAGGGAAGCTCATGTTGATAAGGGTGGCCCTGATGGCGGTGATGGTGGTAAAGGCGGAAACATCTATTTTGTAGGTGATAAAGGCAAGAATACTTTACTTTCACTTTACGGAAATAAGCAAATTAGTGCAGAAGATGGCATTAATGGCGGACCTAAAAATCTTTATGGCGCAACTGGCAAAAGCACATATGTAAAAGTTCCAATTGGCACAATGGTGTATAAAAATAATAAATTGGTTGCTGATATAGTAGAAGAAAAAGAATATTTAGTTGCTCAAGGCGGAATAGGTGGCAGAGGTAATGCTAAATTTAAAAGTAGCAGAAATACTGCACCAAGAATTTGTGAAAATGGAACACCTGGTGAAAAGTATTTAGCTCATATTGTGCTTAAAGTAATGTCTGATGTTGGTATTATAGGAAAACCTAGTGCTGGTAAAAGTACATTACTTAGTGCTATATCAAATGCCAAAGCCAAAATTGCTGAGTATGAATTTACTACATTAGTTCCTCAATTAGGTTTAGTTAAATATCACGATCATTCTTTTACAGTAGCAGACTTACCTGGATTAATTAAGGGTGCTTCAGAAGGAAAAGGTCTAGGAATTCAATTCTTAAGACACATTGAAAGGTGCAGAGTTGTTGTGCAAATAATTGACTTTGGTTCTGATGAAAAAGACCCAATCGAAGACTTTGAAGTAATTAATAAAGAATTAGAAGAATACAGCAAGAAATTAGCAAGTAAAGCCAAAGTAGTTGTTGCTAATAAGTCTGATTTACAGGGTTTTCGGGTAAGAGTTGATGCTTTTAAGGCTAAATATCCTGATGTTGATGTTGTTGAAATAAGCGCTATTGAACGAAGTAATTTAGATGAATTAAAAGGCAAAATTTGGAAAGTATTAGAAGAGACTAAGATGGCTCCAACTGAAGAAGATGATGAAGAAGAATCAGTTGTTGAAATTAAATTAGAAGAAGATTATAAAATATCAAATCCATATGCAGGATTTTTTGAAATTACTGGCCCTAAAATAGAGCAAATATATCACAAAATTCCGTTAGTTAGCTATGATAACTTAATACGATTCAATACAATGCTTAAAAAAATAGGTGTTTGAGATGATTTGCTTAAGTATGACATAAAGCCGGGTGATACTGTCAGAATCCTAGAGTATGAGTTTGAGTGAGATGGAGAATTTTAA